A region of the Oceanihabitans sp. IOP_32 genome:
TCAGGAAGTTTCTTTCGACAACGTTCTTTTAATTGGAGATGGTGACAAAATCACAGTAGGCGCCCCCGCTATAGACGGAGCTCAAGTAGGAGCAAAAGTCTTAAAACACCTTAAAGGTGACAAAGTAATCGTTTTCAAGAAGAAAAGACGTAAAGGTTACCGTGTTAAAAATGGACACAGACAATCTTTAACTGAAATTGTAATTGAAAGTATTGCTGCTTCTGGAGGAAAGAAAGAAGCAAAAAAAGCAGAACCAAAAGCAAAACCAGCAGCCAAGGCTACTAAAGCTGATGATTTGAAAAAAATCGAAGGTATTGGTCCTAAAATAGCAGAAACATTAGTTGCTGCAGGTGTTGTAACATTTGCAGATTTAGCGAAAGCTGAACCTGCAAAAATTTCTGAAATCATTGCAGACGTTCGTGGAAATCACGTAACAGATACATGGCCAGCGCAAGCTAAATTAGCTGCAGATGGTAAGTGGGATGAGTTAAAGAAATGGCAAGACGAATTAGATGGTGGTAAAGCTTAATTGCAAAACACCTAATTATTAACAAAATAAAAACTTAAGACAATGGCTCATAAAAAAGGAGTAGGTAGTTCTAAGAATGGTAGAGAATCAGAATCGAAACGTTTAGGTGTTAAGATATTTGGTGGACAGGCTGCCATTGCAGGAAACATTATATTAAGACAACGTGGCAATACGCATCACCCAGGTGAAAATGTATACCAAGGTAAAGATCATACTTTACATGCCTATGTTGATGGTATTGTAAAGTTTAAAAAGAAAAAAGATAACAAATCTTATGTTTCTGTTGAACCATTTGAGGTTTAATAAATTTCTTTATAACAATATGTAAAAGACGTTCTGAAAAGACCGTCTTTTTTTTGCTATGAATTTTACCAAATTAACCCATGCGACATTTCTAAATTAAATTGGTAGTAAAGTATGCCTTTTTTTAAAATTGGATAGAAGAAGAATGGCATGGCCATTTGTGAATAGATGTAATTAGTAGAAATGTGTTTTAGACCTTCTAATTTTATCTTTGAAAGGTGTTTAGTAGCTGTTATTTTTTGTCTATCCGATTGTGAATGTAAACGCCATTTTAATCGTATTCTTGTCTCACGCCAATTTTATTGAAAAATAATTAAACTTTTTACTTTTATTTGAGATTCTATTAACTAGAGTTATCTTTGCACAAATAAAATTTAGATGGTATGAAAGTTCGCGAAATGTTTTTTTTGATTTCGGTGGTAATGGTTTTATCAATAAGTATAACAGCCTTGTTTTGGCCGCCAATTTTATGGTTGTTTTTAATTGTGATACCATTAATTTTGATGGGGGTTTACGATGTCCTTCAGAAGAAACACACCATAAGGAGAAACTTTCCTGTTATAGGACGTTTTAGATACATGTTAGAGTCTATTCGTCCTGAAATTATGCAGTATTTTGTAGAAACAGATACCGAGGGCAGGCCATTAAATAGAATACTCAGATCTTTAATTTATAGAAGAGCA
Encoded here:
- the rplU gene encoding 50S ribosomal protein L21, coding for MYAIVEIAGHQFKVEKDQRVFVNRLQTEEGQEVSFDNVLLIGDGDKITVGAPAIDGAQVGAKVLKHLKGDKVIVFKKKRRKGYRVKNGHRQSLTEIVIESIAASGGKKEAKKAEPKAKPAAKATKADDLKKIEGIGPKIAETLVAAGVVTFADLAKAEPAKISEIIADVRGNHVTDTWPAQAKLAADGKWDELKKWQDELDGGKA
- the rpmA gene encoding 50S ribosomal protein L27, with the translated sequence MAHKKGVGSSKNGRESESKRLGVKIFGGQAAIAGNIILRQRGNTHHPGENVYQGKDHTLHAYVDGIVKFKKKKDNKSYVSVEPFEV